From the Halobacterium zhouii genome, the window GAGAGGTCGCTCGCGTCCACGCGAAGACGGTCGTCGTCGCGCTCGGTCACCGTCACGCGCGCCCGGCGCTCGATGGCACAGGGAACCGCCGGCTCGCCGTAGACGACGGCGTGCTCGCCGAAGAGATACACCTTCCCCGGCGCACTCGATGTCGTGGTCATACGCTGTGTCGGGGAGCGCCACGCCAAAGGAGGTTCGGTCTGTCGCGAGGCGAACAGTCCGCTGCCGCGGGCTTATCCGTCTCGACGGCTAACCGCCGGCTATGCGCCCGGTCATCGACCACGTACCGTTCGCCGCCTCGAGCCTCGACGCGCTCGTCGAACGTTTCGAAACCGCGGGCTTCGACCCAGAGTACGGCGGCGAGCACCCCGATTCCGGCACAGAGATGGCCGCTATCGTTCTCCCGGACGGCTCGTACCTCGAACTCGTCGCGCCCACGCGCGAGGACCCGGGGCGCTGGCCGTCCTTCTTCGCTTCCGCCGACCCCGTCGCCGGTCCGACCGCGTGGTGCGTCGAGACCGGCAGCGTCCACAGCGAGTGCCAGCGCGTCATCGACCACGACGTCGAAGTCCACGGCCCCATCCGGACGTGCCGCGAGCGCCCCGACGGCGGGCTCGTCGAGTGGGACCGCGCGACCCTCGGCGCGAGCGACGACCACCTCCTCCCGTTCCTCGTCAGCGACCGCACCCCCCGCGAGTACCGCGTCCCCGACAGCGACCTCTACGGCGCGCCCGTCTCCGGCATCTCCATGGTCGTCCTCGCCACCGACGACCTCGACGCCGCCGTCGAACGGTTCTCCCGGCTCTACCGCTTCCCCACGCCCGAACGCGACTACGACGACGACTGTGGCGAACTCGCGTGCTTCCCCGGTCAGGACGTCGTGCTCTGCGAACCCACCGACGGCTGGATGCGCGACCGCGTCGAACGTTTCGGCGCGTGCCCCGCCAGCGTGCTCCTGACAGCGGACATCGACCAGGCCCGCCACCAGCACCCCCTCGACGGCGGCCGCGAGTGGTTCGGCAGGAGGGTTCGGTTCGTCGAGGGGCTGAACGGCTATCTCGGCGTTGTTTCTAGGTAGACGGTTCGCAGTAACCCACTCTGGAAGCAGCCGAAAAGCTACAGCAGGACCGAACCGGGAGGCATCTAGGTGGTTACAGATGCATCGTCGTTCACTGCTTCCGGGGC encodes:
- a CDS encoding VOC family protein — encoded protein: MRPVIDHVPFAASSLDALVERFETAGFDPEYGGEHPDSGTEMAAIVLPDGSYLELVAPTREDPGRWPSFFASADPVAGPTAWCVETGSVHSECQRVIDHDVEVHGPIRTCRERPDGGLVEWDRATLGASDDHLLPFLVSDRTPREYRVPDSDLYGAPVSGISMVVLATDDLDAAVERFSRLYRFPTPERDYDDDCGELACFPGQDVVLCEPTDGWMRDRVERFGACPASVLLTADIDQARHQHPLDGGREWFGRRVRFVEGLNGYLGVVSR